From the genome of Bombus pascuorum chromosome 2, iyBomPasc1.1, whole genome shotgun sequence, one region includes:
- the LOC132916389 gene encoding 3-phosphoinositide-dependent protein kinase 1 isoform X5 — MSCRKQHSVTSHFLRITRRLISRVANQALTVSPQPAITVEGPVSKMSPPTNDVTNGVVAPPNTLAPRGSPTSSLTSITPPTHKRNPKDFIFGKAIGEGSFSTVYLAKDIHTGKEYAIKVCDKRHIIKEKKTEYVKREKEVLNMLAGAKHSFVRLFCTFQDVERLYFVLSYAKNGELLPYINKVGSFDIECTKFYSAEILRALEYLHGLGIIHRDLKPENILLDEKMHVLITDFGSAKILKDPETVETHPATDDSQQQQQQQQQQPYRRERRGSFVGTAQYVSPELLTDKTSRASDLWALGCIIYQMVAGLPPFRSRSEYMIFQKILKLEYEIPDGFCELARSLVSQLLVLEPSQRLGAQDEHGAGYPSIRAHPFFEGVDFETLHEQTPPPIYPYLPGTSENEELRSQYRVPDHLEPGLDDKQLTRLLGLGIGEDDDDDDDEEDTTTEREKPAQPSTVVEKPRRTRTTADGSNIADLTPEEIRNRLEKQHASNQWDCFVEGNLILKQGFVNKRKGLFARRRMLLLTTGPHLYYVDSVNMVLKGEIPWSPELRVEPKSFKIFFVHTPNRTYYLEDPEGFALEWCRAIENMRVHYYGLQESTA; from the exons ATGTCCTGCAGAAAACAACATAGCGTAACTTCGCATTTCTTAAGGATAACCAGAAGACTGATCTCG CGTGTGGCGAACCAGGCGCTTACCGTTTCGCCACAGCCGGCAATAACGGTGGAGGGGCCGGTGTCCAAAATGTCTCCACCAACGAACGACGTGACCAATGGCGTGGTAGCGCCACCCAACACCTTGGCGCCCCGGGGTTCGCCGACCTCGTCCCTTACATCCATCACCCCGCCAACGCACAAGCGGAATCCCAAGGACTTCATCTTTGGCAAGGCGATCGGCGAGGGAAGCTTCTCCACC GTTTACCTCGCCAAAGATATCCATACTGGGAAGGAGTACGCGATAAAAGTGTGTGATAAGCGTCACATCATCAAGGAGAAGAAAACGGAGTACGTGAAGCGGGAGAAGGAGGTGCTAAACATGCTCGCGGGCGCGAAACACTCGTTCGTGCGCCTGTTTTGCACCTTCCAAGACGTCGAAAGACTCTATTTCGTTCTATCGTACGCGAAAAATGGTGAGCTCTTGCCGTATATCAACAAGGTGGGCTCGTTCGACATCGAGTGTACCAAGTTCTACTCGGCGGAGATCCTTCGCGCTCTCGAGTACCTTCACGGGCTCGGCATCATCCATCGCGATCTCAAGCCGGAGAACATATTGTTGGACGAGAAGATGCACGTGCTCATCACCGACTTTGGTAGCGCGAAAATTCTCAAGGATCCGGAGACAGTGGAGACGCACCCCGCAACGGACGATtcgcagcagcagcaacagcagcagcagcaacaaccgTACCGAAGAGAACGCAGGGGTTCGTTCGTTGGTACCGCCCAATACGTATCTCCGGAACTTTTAACCGACAAGACGAGCAGAGCCTCCGATCTCTGGGCCCTCGGCTGTATAATCTACCAGATGGTCGCTGGTCTGCCACCGTTCCGCTCTAGGAGCGAGTACATGATATTCCAAAAAATCCTGAAACTCGAGTACGAAATCCCTGACGGATTCTGCGAGCTGGCGAGGTCGCTCGTCAGTCAGCTGTTAGTGCTCGAGCCATCGCAGAGATTGGGTGCGCAGGACGAACATGGTGCAGGATATCCCAGCATCAGGGCGCATCCGTTCTTCGAAGGTGTCGACTTTGAAACCCTCCACGAGCAGACACCACCGCCGATCTATCCCTACCTGCCTGGTACGTCTGAGAACGAGGAGCTTAGGTCGCAATACAGGGTTCCCGATCATCTAGAACCCGGTCTCGACGACAAACAGCTCACCAGGCTTCTTGGTCTGGGCATCGGcgaagacgacgacgacgacgacgatgaagaAGATACCACCACCGAGCGCGAGAAACCCGCGCAACCCAGTACGGTCGTCGAAAAACCAAGGAGAACGAGGACCACTGCTGACGGTAGTAACATCGCCGATCTAACGCCGGAGGAGATCAGAAACCGGCTAGAGAAGCAACATGCCTCGAACCAGTGGGACTGTTTCGTCGAGGGCAACCTGATACTGAAGCAGGGCTTCGTCAACAAGAGGAAAGGTCTCTTTGCTAGACGAAGGATGCTCCTGCTCACTACCGGACCACACCTATATTACGTCGATTCTGTAAACATGGTGCTGAAGGGCGAGATACCTTGGAGTCCGGAACTCAGGGTCGAGCCGAAGAGCTTCAAGATCTTCTTCGTCCACACG CCAAACAGAACGTACTATCTCGAAGATCCCGAAGGATTCGCATTGGAGTGGTGTAGAGCGATCGAGAATATGCGAGTCCATTACTACGGCCTGCAGGAGTCCACCGCTTAA
- the LOC132916389 gene encoding 3-phosphoinositide-dependent protein kinase 1 isoform X4 — translation MVKQIFPIGSCGIIRITWFQMCFCQKRVANQALTVSPQPAITVEGPVSKMSPPTNDVTNGVVAPPNTLAPRGSPTSSLTSITPPTHKRNPKDFIFGKAIGEGSFSTVYLAKDIHTGKEYAIKVCDKRHIIKEKKTEYVKREKEVLNMLAGAKHSFVRLFCTFQDVERLYFVLSYAKNGELLPYINKVGSFDIECTKFYSAEILRALEYLHGLGIIHRDLKPENILLDEKMHVLITDFGSAKILKDPETVETHPATDDSQQQQQQQQQQPYRRERRGSFVGTAQYVSPELLTDKTSRASDLWALGCIIYQMVAGLPPFRSRSEYMIFQKILKLEYEIPDGFCELARSLVSQLLVLEPSQRLGAQDEHGAGYPSIRAHPFFEGVDFETLHEQTPPPIYPYLPGTSENEELRSQYRVPDHLEPGLDDKQLTRLLGLGIGEDDDDDDDEEDTTTEREKPAQPSTVVEKPRRTRTTADGSNIADLTPEEIRNRLEKQHASNQWDCFVEGNLILKQGFVNKRKGLFARRRMLLLTTGPHLYYVDSVNMVLKGEIPWSPELRVEPKSFKIFFVHTPNRTYYLEDPEGFALEWCRAIENMRVHYYGLQESTA, via the exons ATGGTGAAGCAAATATTTCCGATTGGATCCTGTGGAATCATCCGGATAACGTGGTTCCAGATGTGCTTCTGTCAGAAG CGTGTGGCGAACCAGGCGCTTACCGTTTCGCCACAGCCGGCAATAACGGTGGAGGGGCCGGTGTCCAAAATGTCTCCACCAACGAACGACGTGACCAATGGCGTGGTAGCGCCACCCAACACCTTGGCGCCCCGGGGTTCGCCGACCTCGTCCCTTACATCCATCACCCCGCCAACGCACAAGCGGAATCCCAAGGACTTCATCTTTGGCAAGGCGATCGGCGAGGGAAGCTTCTCCACC GTTTACCTCGCCAAAGATATCCATACTGGGAAGGAGTACGCGATAAAAGTGTGTGATAAGCGTCACATCATCAAGGAGAAGAAAACGGAGTACGTGAAGCGGGAGAAGGAGGTGCTAAACATGCTCGCGGGCGCGAAACACTCGTTCGTGCGCCTGTTTTGCACCTTCCAAGACGTCGAAAGACTCTATTTCGTTCTATCGTACGCGAAAAATGGTGAGCTCTTGCCGTATATCAACAAGGTGGGCTCGTTCGACATCGAGTGTACCAAGTTCTACTCGGCGGAGATCCTTCGCGCTCTCGAGTACCTTCACGGGCTCGGCATCATCCATCGCGATCTCAAGCCGGAGAACATATTGTTGGACGAGAAGATGCACGTGCTCATCACCGACTTTGGTAGCGCGAAAATTCTCAAGGATCCGGAGACAGTGGAGACGCACCCCGCAACGGACGATtcgcagcagcagcaacagcagcagcagcaacaaccgTACCGAAGAGAACGCAGGGGTTCGTTCGTTGGTACCGCCCAATACGTATCTCCGGAACTTTTAACCGACAAGACGAGCAGAGCCTCCGATCTCTGGGCCCTCGGCTGTATAATCTACCAGATGGTCGCTGGTCTGCCACCGTTCCGCTCTAGGAGCGAGTACATGATATTCCAAAAAATCCTGAAACTCGAGTACGAAATCCCTGACGGATTCTGCGAGCTGGCGAGGTCGCTCGTCAGTCAGCTGTTAGTGCTCGAGCCATCGCAGAGATTGGGTGCGCAGGACGAACATGGTGCAGGATATCCCAGCATCAGGGCGCATCCGTTCTTCGAAGGTGTCGACTTTGAAACCCTCCACGAGCAGACACCACCGCCGATCTATCCCTACCTGCCTGGTACGTCTGAGAACGAGGAGCTTAGGTCGCAATACAGGGTTCCCGATCATCTAGAACCCGGTCTCGACGACAAACAGCTCACCAGGCTTCTTGGTCTGGGCATCGGcgaagacgacgacgacgacgacgatgaagaAGATACCACCACCGAGCGCGAGAAACCCGCGCAACCCAGTACGGTCGTCGAAAAACCAAGGAGAACGAGGACCACTGCTGACGGTAGTAACATCGCCGATCTAACGCCGGAGGAGATCAGAAACCGGCTAGAGAAGCAACATGCCTCGAACCAGTGGGACTGTTTCGTCGAGGGCAACCTGATACTGAAGCAGGGCTTCGTCAACAAGAGGAAAGGTCTCTTTGCTAGACGAAGGATGCTCCTGCTCACTACCGGACCACACCTATATTACGTCGATTCTGTAAACATGGTGCTGAAGGGCGAGATACCTTGGAGTCCGGAACTCAGGGTCGAGCCGAAGAGCTTCAAGATCTTCTTCGTCCACACG CCAAACAGAACGTACTATCTCGAAGATCCCGAAGGATTCGCATTGGAGTGGTGTAGAGCGATCGAGAATATGCGAGTCCATTACTACGGCCTGCAGGAGTCCACCGCTTAA
- the LOC132916389 gene encoding 3-phosphoinositide-dependent protein kinase 1 isoform X3 translates to MTDSPAALIEDDPQKEKLEECETPDDSPVKRVANQALTVSPQPAITVEGPVSKMSPPTNDVTNGVVAPPNTLAPRGSPTSSLTSITPPTHKRNPKDFIFGKAIGEGSFSTVYLAKDIHTGKEYAIKVCDKRHIIKEKKTEYVKREKEVLNMLAGAKHSFVRLFCTFQDVERLYFVLSYAKNGELLPYINKVGSFDIECTKFYSAEILRALEYLHGLGIIHRDLKPENILLDEKMHVLITDFGSAKILKDPETVETHPATDDSQQQQQQQQQQPYRRERRGSFVGTAQYVSPELLTDKTSRASDLWALGCIIYQMVAGLPPFRSRSEYMIFQKILKLEYEIPDGFCELARSLVSQLLVLEPSQRLGAQDEHGAGYPSIRAHPFFEGVDFETLHEQTPPPIYPYLPGTSENEELRSQYRVPDHLEPGLDDKQLTRLLGLGIGEDDDDDDDEEDTTTEREKPAQPSTVVEKPRRTRTTADGSNIADLTPEEIRNRLEKQHASNQWDCFVEGNLILKQGFVNKRKGLFARRRMLLLTTGPHLYYVDSVNMVLKGEIPWSPELRVEPKSFKIFFVHTPNRTYYLEDPEGFALEWCRAIENMRVHYYGLQESTA, encoded by the exons CGTGTGGCGAACCAGGCGCTTACCGTTTCGCCACAGCCGGCAATAACGGTGGAGGGGCCGGTGTCCAAAATGTCTCCACCAACGAACGACGTGACCAATGGCGTGGTAGCGCCACCCAACACCTTGGCGCCCCGGGGTTCGCCGACCTCGTCCCTTACATCCATCACCCCGCCAACGCACAAGCGGAATCCCAAGGACTTCATCTTTGGCAAGGCGATCGGCGAGGGAAGCTTCTCCACC GTTTACCTCGCCAAAGATATCCATACTGGGAAGGAGTACGCGATAAAAGTGTGTGATAAGCGTCACATCATCAAGGAGAAGAAAACGGAGTACGTGAAGCGGGAGAAGGAGGTGCTAAACATGCTCGCGGGCGCGAAACACTCGTTCGTGCGCCTGTTTTGCACCTTCCAAGACGTCGAAAGACTCTATTTCGTTCTATCGTACGCGAAAAATGGTGAGCTCTTGCCGTATATCAACAAGGTGGGCTCGTTCGACATCGAGTGTACCAAGTTCTACTCGGCGGAGATCCTTCGCGCTCTCGAGTACCTTCACGGGCTCGGCATCATCCATCGCGATCTCAAGCCGGAGAACATATTGTTGGACGAGAAGATGCACGTGCTCATCACCGACTTTGGTAGCGCGAAAATTCTCAAGGATCCGGAGACAGTGGAGACGCACCCCGCAACGGACGATtcgcagcagcagcaacagcagcagcagcaacaaccgTACCGAAGAGAACGCAGGGGTTCGTTCGTTGGTACCGCCCAATACGTATCTCCGGAACTTTTAACCGACAAGACGAGCAGAGCCTCCGATCTCTGGGCCCTCGGCTGTATAATCTACCAGATGGTCGCTGGTCTGCCACCGTTCCGCTCTAGGAGCGAGTACATGATATTCCAAAAAATCCTGAAACTCGAGTACGAAATCCCTGACGGATTCTGCGAGCTGGCGAGGTCGCTCGTCAGTCAGCTGTTAGTGCTCGAGCCATCGCAGAGATTGGGTGCGCAGGACGAACATGGTGCAGGATATCCCAGCATCAGGGCGCATCCGTTCTTCGAAGGTGTCGACTTTGAAACCCTCCACGAGCAGACACCACCGCCGATCTATCCCTACCTGCCTGGTACGTCTGAGAACGAGGAGCTTAGGTCGCAATACAGGGTTCCCGATCATCTAGAACCCGGTCTCGACGACAAACAGCTCACCAGGCTTCTTGGTCTGGGCATCGGcgaagacgacgacgacgacgacgatgaagaAGATACCACCACCGAGCGCGAGAAACCCGCGCAACCCAGTACGGTCGTCGAAAAACCAAGGAGAACGAGGACCACTGCTGACGGTAGTAACATCGCCGATCTAACGCCGGAGGAGATCAGAAACCGGCTAGAGAAGCAACATGCCTCGAACCAGTGGGACTGTTTCGTCGAGGGCAACCTGATACTGAAGCAGGGCTTCGTCAACAAGAGGAAAGGTCTCTTTGCTAGACGAAGGATGCTCCTGCTCACTACCGGACCACACCTATATTACGTCGATTCTGTAAACATGGTGCTGAAGGGCGAGATACCTTGGAGTCCGGAACTCAGGGTCGAGCCGAAGAGCTTCAAGATCTTCTTCGTCCACACG CCAAACAGAACGTACTATCTCGAAGATCCCGAAGGATTCGCATTGGAGTGGTGTAGAGCGATCGAGAATATGCGAGTCCATTACTACGGCCTGCAGGAGTCCACCGCTTAA
- the LOC132916389 gene encoding 3-phosphoinositide-dependent protein kinase 1 isoform X2 has product MTDSPAALLEECETPDDSPVKDSDADSDSRVACNSVIRVANQALTVSPQPAITVEGPVSKMSPPTNDVTNGVVAPPNTLAPRGSPTSSLTSITPPTHKRNPKDFIFGKAIGEGSFSTVYLAKDIHTGKEYAIKVCDKRHIIKEKKTEYVKREKEVLNMLAGAKHSFVRLFCTFQDVERLYFVLSYAKNGELLPYINKVGSFDIECTKFYSAEILRALEYLHGLGIIHRDLKPENILLDEKMHVLITDFGSAKILKDPETVETHPATDDSQQQQQQQQQQPYRRERRGSFVGTAQYVSPELLTDKTSRASDLWALGCIIYQMVAGLPPFRSRSEYMIFQKILKLEYEIPDGFCELARSLVSQLLVLEPSQRLGAQDEHGAGYPSIRAHPFFEGVDFETLHEQTPPPIYPYLPGTSENEELRSQYRVPDHLEPGLDDKQLTRLLGLGIGEDDDDDDDEEDTTTEREKPAQPSTVVEKPRRTRTTADGSNIADLTPEEIRNRLEKQHASNQWDCFVEGNLILKQGFVNKRKGLFARRRMLLLTTGPHLYYVDSVNMVLKGEIPWSPELRVEPKSFKIFFVHTPNRTYYLEDPEGFALEWCRAIENMRVHYYGLQESTA; this is encoded by the exons CGTGTGGCGAACCAGGCGCTTACCGTTTCGCCACAGCCGGCAATAACGGTGGAGGGGCCGGTGTCCAAAATGTCTCCACCAACGAACGACGTGACCAATGGCGTGGTAGCGCCACCCAACACCTTGGCGCCCCGGGGTTCGCCGACCTCGTCCCTTACATCCATCACCCCGCCAACGCACAAGCGGAATCCCAAGGACTTCATCTTTGGCAAGGCGATCGGCGAGGGAAGCTTCTCCACC GTTTACCTCGCCAAAGATATCCATACTGGGAAGGAGTACGCGATAAAAGTGTGTGATAAGCGTCACATCATCAAGGAGAAGAAAACGGAGTACGTGAAGCGGGAGAAGGAGGTGCTAAACATGCTCGCGGGCGCGAAACACTCGTTCGTGCGCCTGTTTTGCACCTTCCAAGACGTCGAAAGACTCTATTTCGTTCTATCGTACGCGAAAAATGGTGAGCTCTTGCCGTATATCAACAAGGTGGGCTCGTTCGACATCGAGTGTACCAAGTTCTACTCGGCGGAGATCCTTCGCGCTCTCGAGTACCTTCACGGGCTCGGCATCATCCATCGCGATCTCAAGCCGGAGAACATATTGTTGGACGAGAAGATGCACGTGCTCATCACCGACTTTGGTAGCGCGAAAATTCTCAAGGATCCGGAGACAGTGGAGACGCACCCCGCAACGGACGATtcgcagcagcagcaacagcagcagcagcaacaaccgTACCGAAGAGAACGCAGGGGTTCGTTCGTTGGTACCGCCCAATACGTATCTCCGGAACTTTTAACCGACAAGACGAGCAGAGCCTCCGATCTCTGGGCCCTCGGCTGTATAATCTACCAGATGGTCGCTGGTCTGCCACCGTTCCGCTCTAGGAGCGAGTACATGATATTCCAAAAAATCCTGAAACTCGAGTACGAAATCCCTGACGGATTCTGCGAGCTGGCGAGGTCGCTCGTCAGTCAGCTGTTAGTGCTCGAGCCATCGCAGAGATTGGGTGCGCAGGACGAACATGGTGCAGGATATCCCAGCATCAGGGCGCATCCGTTCTTCGAAGGTGTCGACTTTGAAACCCTCCACGAGCAGACACCACCGCCGATCTATCCCTACCTGCCTGGTACGTCTGAGAACGAGGAGCTTAGGTCGCAATACAGGGTTCCCGATCATCTAGAACCCGGTCTCGACGACAAACAGCTCACCAGGCTTCTTGGTCTGGGCATCGGcgaagacgacgacgacgacgacgatgaagaAGATACCACCACCGAGCGCGAGAAACCCGCGCAACCCAGTACGGTCGTCGAAAAACCAAGGAGAACGAGGACCACTGCTGACGGTAGTAACATCGCCGATCTAACGCCGGAGGAGATCAGAAACCGGCTAGAGAAGCAACATGCCTCGAACCAGTGGGACTGTTTCGTCGAGGGCAACCTGATACTGAAGCAGGGCTTCGTCAACAAGAGGAAAGGTCTCTTTGCTAGACGAAGGATGCTCCTGCTCACTACCGGACCACACCTATATTACGTCGATTCTGTAAACATGGTGCTGAAGGGCGAGATACCTTGGAGTCCGGAACTCAGGGTCGAGCCGAAGAGCTTCAAGATCTTCTTCGTCCACACG CCAAACAGAACGTACTATCTCGAAGATCCCGAAGGATTCGCATTGGAGTGGTGTAGAGCGATCGAGAATATGCGAGTCCATTACTACGGCCTGCAGGAGTCCACCGCTTAA
- the LOC132916389 gene encoding 3-phosphoinositide-dependent protein kinase 1 isoform X6, giving the protein MTDSPAALLEECETPDDSPVKRVANQALTVSPQPAITVEGPVSKMSPPTNDVTNGVVAPPNTLAPRGSPTSSLTSITPPTHKRNPKDFIFGKAIGEGSFSTVYLAKDIHTGKEYAIKVCDKRHIIKEKKTEYVKREKEVLNMLAGAKHSFVRLFCTFQDVERLYFVLSYAKNGELLPYINKVGSFDIECTKFYSAEILRALEYLHGLGIIHRDLKPENILLDEKMHVLITDFGSAKILKDPETVETHPATDDSQQQQQQQQQQPYRRERRGSFVGTAQYVSPELLTDKTSRASDLWALGCIIYQMVAGLPPFRSRSEYMIFQKILKLEYEIPDGFCELARSLVSQLLVLEPSQRLGAQDEHGAGYPSIRAHPFFEGVDFETLHEQTPPPIYPYLPGTSENEELRSQYRVPDHLEPGLDDKQLTRLLGLGIGEDDDDDDDEEDTTTEREKPAQPSTVVEKPRRTRTTADGSNIADLTPEEIRNRLEKQHASNQWDCFVEGNLILKQGFVNKRKGLFARRRMLLLTTGPHLYYVDSVNMVLKGEIPWSPELRVEPKSFKIFFVHTPNRTYYLEDPEGFALEWCRAIENMRVHYYGLQESTA; this is encoded by the exons CGTGTGGCGAACCAGGCGCTTACCGTTTCGCCACAGCCGGCAATAACGGTGGAGGGGCCGGTGTCCAAAATGTCTCCACCAACGAACGACGTGACCAATGGCGTGGTAGCGCCACCCAACACCTTGGCGCCCCGGGGTTCGCCGACCTCGTCCCTTACATCCATCACCCCGCCAACGCACAAGCGGAATCCCAAGGACTTCATCTTTGGCAAGGCGATCGGCGAGGGAAGCTTCTCCACC GTTTACCTCGCCAAAGATATCCATACTGGGAAGGAGTACGCGATAAAAGTGTGTGATAAGCGTCACATCATCAAGGAGAAGAAAACGGAGTACGTGAAGCGGGAGAAGGAGGTGCTAAACATGCTCGCGGGCGCGAAACACTCGTTCGTGCGCCTGTTTTGCACCTTCCAAGACGTCGAAAGACTCTATTTCGTTCTATCGTACGCGAAAAATGGTGAGCTCTTGCCGTATATCAACAAGGTGGGCTCGTTCGACATCGAGTGTACCAAGTTCTACTCGGCGGAGATCCTTCGCGCTCTCGAGTACCTTCACGGGCTCGGCATCATCCATCGCGATCTCAAGCCGGAGAACATATTGTTGGACGAGAAGATGCACGTGCTCATCACCGACTTTGGTAGCGCGAAAATTCTCAAGGATCCGGAGACAGTGGAGACGCACCCCGCAACGGACGATtcgcagcagcagcaacagcagcagcagcaacaaccgTACCGAAGAGAACGCAGGGGTTCGTTCGTTGGTACCGCCCAATACGTATCTCCGGAACTTTTAACCGACAAGACGAGCAGAGCCTCCGATCTCTGGGCCCTCGGCTGTATAATCTACCAGATGGTCGCTGGTCTGCCACCGTTCCGCTCTAGGAGCGAGTACATGATATTCCAAAAAATCCTGAAACTCGAGTACGAAATCCCTGACGGATTCTGCGAGCTGGCGAGGTCGCTCGTCAGTCAGCTGTTAGTGCTCGAGCCATCGCAGAGATTGGGTGCGCAGGACGAACATGGTGCAGGATATCCCAGCATCAGGGCGCATCCGTTCTTCGAAGGTGTCGACTTTGAAACCCTCCACGAGCAGACACCACCGCCGATCTATCCCTACCTGCCTGGTACGTCTGAGAACGAGGAGCTTAGGTCGCAATACAGGGTTCCCGATCATCTAGAACCCGGTCTCGACGACAAACAGCTCACCAGGCTTCTTGGTCTGGGCATCGGcgaagacgacgacgacgacgacgatgaagaAGATACCACCACCGAGCGCGAGAAACCCGCGCAACCCAGTACGGTCGTCGAAAAACCAAGGAGAACGAGGACCACTGCTGACGGTAGTAACATCGCCGATCTAACGCCGGAGGAGATCAGAAACCGGCTAGAGAAGCAACATGCCTCGAACCAGTGGGACTGTTTCGTCGAGGGCAACCTGATACTGAAGCAGGGCTTCGTCAACAAGAGGAAAGGTCTCTTTGCTAGACGAAGGATGCTCCTGCTCACTACCGGACCACACCTATATTACGTCGATTCTGTAAACATGGTGCTGAAGGGCGAGATACCTTGGAGTCCGGAACTCAGGGTCGAGCCGAAGAGCTTCAAGATCTTCTTCGTCCACACG CCAAACAGAACGTACTATCTCGAAGATCCCGAAGGATTCGCATTGGAGTGGTGTAGAGCGATCGAGAATATGCGAGTCCATTACTACGGCCTGCAGGAGTCCACCGCTTAA
- the LOC132916389 gene encoding 3-phosphoinositide-dependent protein kinase 1 isoform X1: MTDSPAALIEDDPQKEKLEECETPDDSPVKDSDADSDSRVACNSVIRVANQALTVSPQPAITVEGPVSKMSPPTNDVTNGVVAPPNTLAPRGSPTSSLTSITPPTHKRNPKDFIFGKAIGEGSFSTVYLAKDIHTGKEYAIKVCDKRHIIKEKKTEYVKREKEVLNMLAGAKHSFVRLFCTFQDVERLYFVLSYAKNGELLPYINKVGSFDIECTKFYSAEILRALEYLHGLGIIHRDLKPENILLDEKMHVLITDFGSAKILKDPETVETHPATDDSQQQQQQQQQQPYRRERRGSFVGTAQYVSPELLTDKTSRASDLWALGCIIYQMVAGLPPFRSRSEYMIFQKILKLEYEIPDGFCELARSLVSQLLVLEPSQRLGAQDEHGAGYPSIRAHPFFEGVDFETLHEQTPPPIYPYLPGTSENEELRSQYRVPDHLEPGLDDKQLTRLLGLGIGEDDDDDDDEEDTTTEREKPAQPSTVVEKPRRTRTTADGSNIADLTPEEIRNRLEKQHASNQWDCFVEGNLILKQGFVNKRKGLFARRRMLLLTTGPHLYYVDSVNMVLKGEIPWSPELRVEPKSFKIFFVHTPNRTYYLEDPEGFALEWCRAIENMRVHYYGLQESTA, translated from the exons CGTGTGGCGAACCAGGCGCTTACCGTTTCGCCACAGCCGGCAATAACGGTGGAGGGGCCGGTGTCCAAAATGTCTCCACCAACGAACGACGTGACCAATGGCGTGGTAGCGCCACCCAACACCTTGGCGCCCCGGGGTTCGCCGACCTCGTCCCTTACATCCATCACCCCGCCAACGCACAAGCGGAATCCCAAGGACTTCATCTTTGGCAAGGCGATCGGCGAGGGAAGCTTCTCCACC GTTTACCTCGCCAAAGATATCCATACTGGGAAGGAGTACGCGATAAAAGTGTGTGATAAGCGTCACATCATCAAGGAGAAGAAAACGGAGTACGTGAAGCGGGAGAAGGAGGTGCTAAACATGCTCGCGGGCGCGAAACACTCGTTCGTGCGCCTGTTTTGCACCTTCCAAGACGTCGAAAGACTCTATTTCGTTCTATCGTACGCGAAAAATGGTGAGCTCTTGCCGTATATCAACAAGGTGGGCTCGTTCGACATCGAGTGTACCAAGTTCTACTCGGCGGAGATCCTTCGCGCTCTCGAGTACCTTCACGGGCTCGGCATCATCCATCGCGATCTCAAGCCGGAGAACATATTGTTGGACGAGAAGATGCACGTGCTCATCACCGACTTTGGTAGCGCGAAAATTCTCAAGGATCCGGAGACAGTGGAGACGCACCCCGCAACGGACGATtcgcagcagcagcaacagcagcagcagcaacaaccgTACCGAAGAGAACGCAGGGGTTCGTTCGTTGGTACCGCCCAATACGTATCTCCGGAACTTTTAACCGACAAGACGAGCAGAGCCTCCGATCTCTGGGCCCTCGGCTGTATAATCTACCAGATGGTCGCTGGTCTGCCACCGTTCCGCTCTAGGAGCGAGTACATGATATTCCAAAAAATCCTGAAACTCGAGTACGAAATCCCTGACGGATTCTGCGAGCTGGCGAGGTCGCTCGTCAGTCAGCTGTTAGTGCTCGAGCCATCGCAGAGATTGGGTGCGCAGGACGAACATGGTGCAGGATATCCCAGCATCAGGGCGCATCCGTTCTTCGAAGGTGTCGACTTTGAAACCCTCCACGAGCAGACACCACCGCCGATCTATCCCTACCTGCCTGGTACGTCTGAGAACGAGGAGCTTAGGTCGCAATACAGGGTTCCCGATCATCTAGAACCCGGTCTCGACGACAAACAGCTCACCAGGCTTCTTGGTCTGGGCATCGGcgaagacgacgacgacgacgacgatgaagaAGATACCACCACCGAGCGCGAGAAACCCGCGCAACCCAGTACGGTCGTCGAAAAACCAAGGAGAACGAGGACCACTGCTGACGGTAGTAACATCGCCGATCTAACGCCGGAGGAGATCAGAAACCGGCTAGAGAAGCAACATGCCTCGAACCAGTGGGACTGTTTCGTCGAGGGCAACCTGATACTGAAGCAGGGCTTCGTCAACAAGAGGAAAGGTCTCTTTGCTAGACGAAGGATGCTCCTGCTCACTACCGGACCACACCTATATTACGTCGATTCTGTAAACATGGTGCTGAAGGGCGAGATACCTTGGAGTCCGGAACTCAGGGTCGAGCCGAAGAGCTTCAAGATCTTCTTCGTCCACACG CCAAACAGAACGTACTATCTCGAAGATCCCGAAGGATTCGCATTGGAGTGGTGTAGAGCGATCGAGAATATGCGAGTCCATTACTACGGCCTGCAGGAGTCCACCGCTTAA